Proteins encoded together in one Candidatus Bathyarchaeota archaeon window:
- a CDS encoding acetamidase/formamidase family protein: MEIGDGHIIYAFTSRAREHYRIRSGDTVVVHTPDCFGGLIRSEDQDWRDIDFERVNGAVGPIYVEGAEPGGVLKVEVVDVEVEGDRGVMAIIPGFGLLKEDLKDLSKLKICRIRNGYIEFNGLTLEATPMIGTIGVAPRGVEVPSVTPMDHGGNLDTKDVKAGNTIYFPVFVKGALLALGDCHAVMGDGEVCVTGVEVPARVTLRIHAMNNLSLKRPLIETGNEWMTIGNGKNLEEAARQATLDMMDIVQRKLGFSRGDAYMLLSAVGDLRISQVVDPLVTVRMALSKKYLKEAL, translated from the coding sequence GTGGAAATAGGCGACGGCCATATAATATACGCTTTTACGAGCAGGGCAAGGGAACATTATAGGATTAGGAGCGGTGACACGGTCGTCGTACATACGCCCGACTGCTTCGGGGGCCTGATAAGGAGCGAGGATCAGGATTGGCGCGACATAGACTTTGAAAGGGTTAACGGCGCGGTCGGCCCTATCTATGTTGAAGGCGCTGAGCCGGGGGGCGTCTTAAAGGTTGAGGTGGTTGACGTAGAGGTTGAGGGGGATAGGGGCGTTATGGCTATTATACCCGGGTTCGGCCTCCTGAAAGAAGATTTAAAAGATTTATCTAAACTTAAGATCTGCCGCATCCGGAATGGATACATAGAATTCAACGGGTTAACCCTAGAAGCTACGCCCATGATAGGGACGATAGGCGTGGCCCCCCGAGGCGTGGAGGTTCCCTCAGTAACACCCATGGATCATGGGGGAAACCTGGACACTAAAGACGTCAAGGCGGGCAACACCATCTACTTTCCAGTATTCGTTAAAGGAGCGCTTCTGGCCCTCGGCGACTGCCACGCAGTGATGGGGGACGGAGAAGTATGCGTGACTGGGGTTGAGGTGCCAGCTAGAGTAACCCTGAGGATCCATGCCATGAATAACCTATCCCTGAAGAGGCCTCTAATCGAAACCGGGAATGAATGGATGACCATCGGTAACGGCAAAAACTTGGAGGAGGCCGCCAGACAGGCAACCCTCGACATGATGGATATAGTTCAACGCAAACTTGGATTCAGCCGCGGGGACGCTTACATGCTCTTAAGCGCCGTCGGCGACCTCAGGATAAGCCAAGTCGTTGATCCATTAGTAACCGTAAGGATGGCTTTATCCAAAAAGTATTTGAAGGAAGCACTCTAA
- a CDS encoding APC family permease, translated as MKSRVLVRESSGLVRNISAWDALILNVMFMAPTAVFVYGIWASAIYPGVHLPTTALLAIPISIIVGLFYALYSAAMPRSGGDYIWVSRILHPALGFMINFFIFMVLLSVAGAYVPWFTQWALAPVLQFNGYEAAATVVASNEFTFLAAVIIYLIFAVIVSRGARATATALWILFSLVFIGLITYSAVLLSLGPERFMTNLNIKSGLDYYQVIEAAKRAGYPGTFLVPATLLGLVFTYMNFIGFNSSVYAAGEIKEVQKSQIIAIIGSIVVFGFITWLAYQITYYGMGGIFIGALSYLWAIGDPAYKLPFADGPFFPFLFQYATDSRLLYTFVMICWSAMILGAILTYVAITVRLVFAWSFDRIVPTSLSKVDRRYNSPYVALIFVTIIAIVLQAAWIWTPLLSYFAYGVFGWMIAQMIVGISGIVFPYRRRDIWEKAPAIVRARIGGLPWLTVLAVLTIGVSVWLAYGSMSPALVGTIDPIILVFTFGLFILALVIYSISSLYHRHVGIPLELTFKEIPPE; from the coding sequence ATGAAGAGTAGAGTCCTTGTACGCGAATCCTCAGGCTTGGTAAGAAACATCTCGGCGTGGGATGCGTTGATCCTGAACGTGATGTTCATGGCTCCCACGGCGGTATTCGTATACGGCATATGGGCTTCAGCGATATATCCGGGTGTGCACCTTCCCACAACCGCCCTCCTCGCCATACCTATAAGCATAATAGTAGGCTTGTTCTACGCTTTGTACTCCGCGGCCATGCCCAGGTCCGGCGGCGATTATATATGGGTGAGCAGGATTCTACATCCAGCTTTAGGATTCATGATAAACTTCTTCATCTTCATGGTGCTTCTAAGCGTGGCCGGAGCGTACGTTCCATGGTTTACGCAATGGGCATTAGCCCCTGTCCTTCAATTCAACGGGTATGAAGCCGCAGCCACGGTTGTAGCTTCCAACGAGTTCACGTTCCTAGCCGCGGTCATAATATACCTGATCTTCGCGGTCATAGTCTCCAGGGGGGCTAGAGCCACAGCCACGGCGTTATGGATCCTGTTCAGCCTGGTCTTCATAGGATTAATAACCTATTCGGCGGTCCTTCTATCCCTAGGGCCCGAAAGATTCATGACGAATTTAAACATCAAGTCGGGCTTGGATTACTACCAGGTCATAGAGGCTGCCAAGAGGGCGGGGTATCCGGGGACGTTCCTGGTTCCAGCCACCCTGCTGGGCCTGGTCTTCACCTACATGAACTTTATAGGCTTTAACTCCTCCGTCTACGCGGCGGGAGAGATCAAGGAGGTCCAGAAGAGCCAGATAATAGCTATCATAGGCTCCATAGTAGTCTTCGGTTTCATAACATGGTTGGCATACCAGATAACATATTATGGGATGGGTGGCATATTCATCGGAGCCCTCTCTTACCTGTGGGCGATAGGAGATCCGGCGTATAAGCTGCCGTTCGCGGACGGACCGTTCTTCCCATTCCTATTCCAATACGCTACGGATAGCAGGCTACTATATACGTTTGTGATGATCTGCTGGTCCGCTATGATCCTAGGCGCGATACTCACTTACGTAGCTATAACGGTTCGCCTAGTCTTCGCCTGGTCCTTCGACAGGATCGTACCCACATCGTTATCGAAGGTTGATCGGAGGTACAACTCCCCCTATGTGGCCCTGATCTTTGTGACGATAATAGCTATCGTACTTCAAGCGGCGTGGATATGGACGCCCCTGCTCAGCTACTTCGCCTATGGCGTTTTCGGCTGGATGATAGCCCAAATGATAGTGGGCATTTCAGGCATAGTATTCCCGTATAGGAGAAGGGATATCTGGGAGAAGGCCCCTGCTATTGTAAGAGCTAGGATAGGGGGCTTACCATGGTTGACGGTCTTAGCTGTTTTGACCATTGGGGTATCGGTATGGCTTGCCTATGGAAGCATGTCGCCGGCGCTCGTAGGAACTATAGATCCGATAATTCTTGTCTTCACCTTTGGGCTATTCATATTAGCACTTGTAATATACAGCATCTCGTCGCTTTACCACAGGCATGTAGGGATCCCCTTAGAGCTAACCTTCAAGGAGATACCGCCGGAGTAG
- a CDS encoding metallophosphoesterase translates to MRVFYATDIHGSDVCFRKFLNTTKVYGAEVLVLGGDITGKTITPIIHESSIYRCQLLGEEIVVHGGEELEKLKRRVRDLGSYPYVTSHEGFHVILEDHKSKRKLFEDLIVESIREWIKLADEKLRSIRNVECYISPGNDDIHSIDEILNESERVINPNERVLEILGGYEMLSLGYANKTPWNCPRDLSEDELSRRLSELGSKVMRPETTIFNIHVPPYGSGLDEAPELDEDLRPRLEPGGRFKMVPVGSKAVRDAITVLQPLLGLHGHVHESKGFARVGRTLCLNPGSEYQEGVLRGVLLQLDGKKVKDFIFTSG, encoded by the coding sequence ATGAGGGTGTTCTATGCGACGGACATTCATGGATCTGACGTCTGTTTCAGAAAATTTTTAAATACAACTAAAGTATACGGGGCCGAGGTCTTAGTTCTAGGAGGAGACATAACCGGAAAAACCATCACGCCCATCATCCATGAATCATCCATTTATAGATGCCAGCTACTAGGCGAGGAGATAGTTGTCCACGGCGGCGAGGAGCTCGAGAAGCTTAAGAGGCGAGTCAGGGATTTAGGATCATATCCTTATGTAACAAGTCATGAGGGATTCCATGTAATCCTAGAAGATCACAAGAGTAAGCGTAAACTATTTGAGGATTTAATAGTTGAATCCATTCGGGAATGGATAAAGCTAGCTGATGAGAAGCTTAGATCCATCCGTAACGTAGAGTGTTATATCTCTCCTGGAAACGACGACATCCACTCCATAGACGAGATATTAAATGAGTCTGAGAGGGTTATTAACCCCAATGAGAGGGTTTTAGAAATCCTTGGGGGATACGAGATGCTTAGCTTAGGGTATGCGAATAAGACCCCATGGAATTGTCCAAGAGATCTATCAGAGGATGAGCTTTCCAGGAGGCTCTCCGAGCTGGGATCTAAAGTGATGAGACCCGAAACAACCATATTCAACATCCACGTCCCACCCTATGGGAGCGGGTTGGATGAGGCCCCTGAGCTGGATGAGGATCTGAGGCCTAGACTCGAGCCCGGCGGAAGGTTTAAGATGGTGCCTGTGGGCAGCAAGGCTGTCAGGGACGCCATAACGGTTTTACAGCCCTTGTTAGGCCTCCATGGCCATGTGCATGAATCAAAGGGGTTCGCCAGGGTAGGTAGGACTCTATGTCTAAATCCGGGAAGCGAGTATCAGGAGGGGGTTCTGAGGGGCGTCCTATTACAGTTAGACGGAAAGAAAGTTAAAGATTTTATATTTACTTCGGGGTAG
- a CDS encoding HAD-IA family hydrolase, with amino-acid sequence MNRKAVLIDFDGTLVDSLKAVYEVFKAYFEMKGKTFMSPREFERAFKSDWMEFLREHGIAVEGGGTAIDGLVNRYISLVSQAGVEPSMVQALKSLKDLGFKVAVVSSSMEEAIDSKLKSEDIEVDLIVSGFESRISDKTKLIKSALEKLKIDPRDAVYIGDMKEDVEACKKLGVKVIGYAKDVRGKKALEAAGADSVILNGKPLIKIVTEILKE; translated from the coding sequence ATGAATAGAAAAGCCGTACTTATAGACTTCGATGGAACTCTCGTGGACTCCCTAAAAGCGGTGTACGAGGTTTTCAAGGCTTACTTCGAGATGAAGGGTAAGACGTTCATGTCCCCGAGAGAGTTCGAGAGGGCCTTCAAGTCCGATTGGATGGAGTTCCTAAGGGAGCACGGCATAGCTGTTGAGGGGGGAGGCACCGCCATAGATGGGCTTGTAAACCGGTACATCAGCCTCGTAAGCCAGGCTGGGGTCGAACCCTCCATGGTTCAGGCTTTAAAGTCGTTGAAAGATCTAGGGTTTAAAGTAGCGGTGGTCTCCTCATCCATGGAGGAGGCGATAGACTCCAAACTTAAAAGTGAGGACATAGAAGTCGATTTAATAGTGTCAGGGTTCGAATCCAGAATCTCCGATAAAACTAAATTAATAAAATCAGCCCTCGAGAAGCTCAAAATTGACCCCAGAGACGCAGTATATATAGGCGACATGAAGGAAGACGTGGAGGCATGCAAGAAGCTCGGGGTTAAAGTCATAGGATATGCTAAAGATGTGCGGGGAAAAAAGGCTTTAGAAGCAGCTGGAGCCGACTCAGTAATACTCAACGGTAAGCCCCTTATAAAAATAGTAACAGAGATCTTAAAGGAATAG